The Alnus glutinosa chromosome 8, dhAlnGlut1.1, whole genome shotgun sequence DNA segment AACCAGATCTGATGGTCAGGAACTGGCAATCAAAGTCTATAAAACTTCTGTTCTGGTATTTAAGTATGTCCAGATGATCCTTTTTGCTTGATAATGAATTTAACTTCTTGTTTAGTTCCATGGTTCAGAGACTTTGTGCTTGTATGTAGCTTGATAACGAATTTAACTTGGTGATCTAAACGATAACAGGGACAGAGATCGTTATGTGCAAGGTGACTACCGTTTCAGATATGGATACTGCAGGCATAATCCCAGGAAAATGGTGAAAACATGGGCCGAGAAAGAGATGAGGAACCTTATGAGGTAAGACCAAGACATTGTTCCTGATGCTTTTACCCAAggacaatttataaaattatttgtctttttaGGATTTTAAGTTTATGGAAAGGAGATGACAATTTATTTCAGCAGAAGTATCAAGATCTAGTGGAGGAGCAATGTATTTCAGTTGTTAGAGAATCATTGCTGTCATATCGTATTTAACATGGTCATTGTGGACTGCAGGCTAAAGGCAGCGGGAATTAGGTGCCCTGCTCCAATTCTTTTGAGACTTCATGTTTTGGTCATGGAACTCATAGGTATTGTGTGTATGCGTGTGTAAGAATAAATATAGTTAGATGGCTATGACTTTTAATCAGAATTTTGTGCAAAAACCAAAATCTTTGGGCAAGAGATCTGATTTTCATTATACACGTAAATCCGTCAAATGAGTCCAAGATGTTACGTACCTAGAGtaattagaattaggttttaaattaggtaagtgtcgtattattatttaagagaataataggATTATTAGTATGGTATTATTCTTATAATAAATTAGGAAAATAATgagtcttgctcataaagcaagaatcccaagattaagggatttatatcccattatgttaggttttttattaggaatgaaataagggaattaattatcccattaggtttagtattatttatgtaatatttatttatttattgtctcCGTATTTTTAgcttgtaaccctataaataggggtatCAAAGAATGAATAATATCaagcagaaaaatattaaaattcagcTCTTGTATTTGATTGGGAGTTTTctagggtttctcgaataaccctaacttaggaggcccagggtacctcgaataccctactatcccacGCTCACCACTATCCAAATCGTCACCGTTCATCCCTCGTTACGGAGGTCCGTACCATCTATGTTACGGACCTCCGTAACGGGGGATGAACGGTGACGATTTGGATAGTGGTGAGCgtgggatagtagggtattcgaggtaccctgggcctcctaagttagggttattcgagaaaccctagaaaactcccaatcaactacaagagctgaattttaatatttttctgcttGATATTATTCATTCTTTGatacccctatttatagggttacaagcTAAAAATACGgagacaataaataaataaatattacataaataatactaaacctaatgggataattaattcccttatttcattcctaataaaaaacctaacataatgggatataaatcccttaatcttgggattcttgctttatgagcaagactcATTATTTTCCTAATTTATTATAAGAATAATACCATACTAATAATcctattattctcttaaataataatacgacacttacctaatttaaaacctaattctaattaCTCTAGGTACGTAACACAAGATCACTCCCAGTTGATTTGTGCAAAGACCAAAATATAATGCAAATCAAGTCTGCTTTCATTTACGTGTATAATGCAAATGAAAAGATGGAAAATCCATGGAACCAGATCGCTCCCAGCCCCCTGCATGTTGATATACATGTTAGTAGTAAGTGGAGTCCCTGCAGTTATCCTCGATACAGATTAAATACATTCTTAGTCATTTTAACTTTAAGGTGTTTACTATAAGATTTTTCGGTTTCATTTCATTTGTTCTCCTCATGTAGTCTCTCGTGAATGGaattgattttgggtttctAAAGTACAGTTGTTGAAGTTTATTGGTAGTTGTGCTTGTACAGGGAAAGCAGGTTGGGCCGCACCTCGACTTAAGGATGCTGCCTTATCTCTTGACCGGTTACGTGAAGGTTATGTGGAGGTGTGTCCATATCTTTTTAGTCATTCTTCAAGAATTCTCAGTTATGTGAAGTGGAACCTTCTTTCTAGAATGTTGGGGGGAACGATTAGTTATTAAGTGGTCTCTGCTGTATAAGATGATGGTGGATGTTTCATTGATTTCGACCTATAGATACTTGGTTATGTCAAGTGGAACCTGTCATCTAGATTGATGGTGGGATTGTTGATTGTATATGTGAAGTTTATCACTTGAATAGATCTGGTTGGAGCAGCCTGGGTAGAGATCTGTTTAAGTTATATAAAATCATATGTCTTTTGATATgcttaattttatgaaattattcttttatttttttaacgtaTTTGGTATTGCTTTACGCAATAACAGCAAATGCTTCTATTATAGCTTTTTTTGGGCAAGTGAAAAGTGTAATAATTTGCTGTCTTGTTTAAATGATCAAAATATCCTCTTGGCATTTCTTTTTTCAGATGATTATTACAATGCGGACATTATATCAGAAGTGCAAACTAGTGCATGGAGACCTTAGCGAATATAATGTACTTTATTTTGAGGTGAGCCCAATTATATTTTTGtgtgcttttattttctttgctaaTATTGAGTTGATTCCATGTGTAATTTGGGGacattttgatttattttttcttcttgattcgCAGGGTCACTTGTATATTATAGATGTCTCTCAGTCAGTTGATCTTGATCACCCTCATGCCCTTGATTTCCTACGTGAAGATTGTCTTCATATTTCTGTGTGTTCTctcaaaccaaaaatatcaaactaAAAGTGCTTGTAGTCAGCTGTATTAGTTAATTAAGCTTTGGTGGCATGCAGGATTTCTTTAGAAAGCATGGTGTAGCTGTTATGACAATTCGTGAACTCTTTGATTTTATAGTAGATCCTTCTATTGCTGATGAGGCTGTGGACAGTTATCTGGAAGAGGTTTGGTAATTTATACTCTCAAATTTTCTGAAGGACTTGaaggatatttttattttgactgCTTTCAACTCGTTTcaggttcaacaaaaaattttgGCTAGAGGAGACATCTCTGTGGAGGATGAAATTGCAGATTCTGTGTTTGTGCAGGTAACCTGCATGGCagagtcttaaaaaaaaaaaaaaaaaaattgtgtgccAGTGGTATTATCTTATTGGAGTTTATTTTCATCAACATTAAGCATGCATTTATTGCTGGTTTGACAGCCTGGGCCAGTTCTAATTGAACTTTGGTTTTATGTGATACACCATTCTTTGCCGCCAATTGATTTGCATTATACACATAAATCCATGAAATGAGAGATCtggtttgttttggtttttgtgggGACTGCAATTGGGTCCAAGATTGATACTTGAAgctggtgtgtgtgtgtgtgtgtctttgTGCAAGCATGCATGTGAAGAATAAAAATTCATTGATACAGTGGACCCTGTTTAATTTTGATTACTCATAAATTGTTGagtgtttttccttttctggtgTTATTTTACAGTCATTCATCCCAAAGACGCTAGAACATGTGAAGAATGCTGAGGAGGATGTGCAACGGATAACCAGTGGGCAGGACACTGGAGATATGTATTACCAGACTATCACAGGACTCAAGAACGCTCTTTCAAGAGGTCAGCGGTCTCCAGCTGAACAGGCAGCAGACCCTTCTGAAGGGTCATCTATTAATCCAGCTGGTCATCCTAATCCCTCCGAGAATATTAGAGTCTCTCAAGCAGTTGAAGACGAAGAGAGCTCAAGTGATTCCGAAGCGAGTTTCTCGTCTCGATCTGAAGCAGAGACTCCTGAGGATAAAAAAGCTGCtagaaaagagaacaaaaagaaagTCAAGGAGGAGAAGCGGGAGGCTCGCAAGAATAAAGTGCCCAAGgctttgaagaaaagaaagaagaagttggCCAAAGCGCAGAAGACTAGATAGCTGCTTGTAGTGCAACTATAAAGCcaagtttattttttagataaattttGCAACCATTTTTAGTCAAGGCGAAAGAAACAATTTTGGCACCGAGTGTGATCATGTAGTTTTTTCTTCCAcccattttatctttttaatttggttagtaattatagttttgtaatttgtttACATATCTGACATGGTCGCTGAAGATATGAAGGgctaaattaaatttttctcctccttcttccttttttttttttagacatatatattcttttataacTTGTTCAATCGCATGTGATTGCAAGAAGTTAAATTTTTTAGTGGCTGACATGACTTCTTGCCCACGTGTTAGTATGTGGTAAAAAAGTTGTAAGTGCAGCATGTTGTAAAAGGCATTGAAGATTGTTTTTGTAATGCACCTATACAAAAAATTTATGGGTGTTTTTGACACGTCATAGCATATAATTAGAAATACACCGGccactaaaaaacataatttttacattaattttgaaatcaagTTTAAACCCGTGTTAAAAGTTGTAAAATAGTTAGAAGTATGGCGTTTCATACAAAATCTACATTTTAAGATGTGAAGCCGTGTCTTCTCGcaataataatcatttttaaaattgttttgtcATTTGTGTGGATGATACATTACGTATTTCGGGCTACGACATGTCGATGTCAATCTAAAAGCATCCACAATGGCTTATTCATTTTGCATTTATGTGTAAAATAACTAACCAAACCCCTAAAAACATCTCTATCCAGTTCTGtaaatcacatgcattttgtATTTTATCTATAAATGTTTACCCAAatataaagaaacaataaatgaaagcataggttttttttttaattattattattattattttgcctttcactctttctttatcatttctctattctctttctttttctcctcctttttACCGAAACCTGTACCCTAAATGTTTGAGTATTTTCCAAATAACATACTTGTAAACCCGCCCCGTCAATAACGGATATaagacatttttaaaaaagtacggACCTTAAATATGCCAACCCGTGATTTATGGGGCGGGTTgcagtattaaattttttcttaccttccccgccccgcaatccctTTATACTTGTACtatcaaatttttcccaaaaaaattataagagccATGACAAGAggtgtgcctttgatttcatcaaaatttCCCCAAAACAATTATAAGAGTCACGATTAggggtgtgcctttgatttcatcaaattttccccaaaaaattataagaatcacGACTAGAGTCACGAATTGCTCAAGTtgtgtgcctttgatttcattcaacACAGTTTTGCactatccatttcatctctattcttattccattctCATATACACTTCCATCTCTACATTATCACATACACATACCCATTCAATCTATAATcacagaaaagaataaaaaagttctttacaattgggtttgttggtaattttggttctttcttttgctagtgaggttgattcaattgggattttcaaattttgaatcgGGTTAGCtagattgtgaattatttttttggttttgggcccaaaaagaaaagaaaagaggaataCCCGAACTCGCATGAACCAGTCCCGATCCGCGCTACCCGAGGCCCAGTgggttgaccattcactatgcgggttgggaatttctattttcaaactcattcactgcggggcgggttgtggaaaacatgcaaatccggcccgcgcccacccctattggagaacttcaatttaccctcacgaagttgtcaccgatttgcaattcaaccaccaatgtttcaatttcgTCAATTGTACCCTATaaagtttcagaaattttcaatttaccTAATCCTCCAATTGATATGAATTAACGAAATTGTACACATGTGCGGCGCACATGCGATTTTTTGTCCTGACTTACCGAAAATGCCTTTAATTAAACAGCAgtgttttggtaaaaaaaaaaaaaaactaaaacaccaaaaaaataactCCACGTCATCGTCTTCTTAGTCCATTCATTCGCAGCCCGACTTGAAAAGGCACCCGTTCTTCCGAAGCCTCAACTTCACCCTCATACGGTCGCTCACGCCGTCAGAGATCCCTGGACAAATGAGGCTTAAAACGAGGCCATTGTTGAGCAATAGTAGTGCAGCACAATCCACGGCGTTCGAGTACTTCTGAACGGAGGGCGGGATTCGAGCCACATGTCGAGTAGGTCCTGCCGGATTTTGGCTTTGGCGGGTGACAGCGACATGTATATTCGAGCtgtcttgtttctttctttctttctttgatgtATGGTTACGTGACTTTTGTACATATGTTTTTACGTAAATATATGTGTACGTACTATGTCTACGTAGGCAATGGATGATGATACTGGCTGGAGGTCTGAGGAAATAGTTTCCCGACAGGATTGAACCTTGGGAAGGATCATATGCGTGTTTAACGTTGCCAAATCACGACATTGATTATGTCATAGGTGCTGCAGAAAGCGCCGGTGTAAAGAATGACCGTCAAACAACAGAGACCCAGCAAAGCTACGAGTAAAGGAAAACTATGCGAGAATGCTGTCGACCACAGTTTTGCCACATTTAGAGGTATGGTCTCTATTGTAGGTTTCTCAAGTCCACTAATGGCATGTTGCGGCAATGGAGGGCCTCCATACAATTACAATATAAAGGTGACATGTGGTAAGCCTGGCTATCAGGTCTGCAAGGAAGGATCTAGAGCTCGTAAATTGGGATGGGATCCATTACACAGAAGCTGCAAATTCCTTTGTAGCATCAAAAGTACTTTCCACAGCTT contains these protein-coding regions:
- the LOC133874555 gene encoding uncharacterized protein LOC133874555, with the protein product MAVMEAKPVAVNEGEDKEKEEEEEEEEEELWSSDSEVGDALDWLDSKDDNEAMEGSFAPNSRRPNAHGGLHSRPNTSTLQPLSNRNQRFANHIRASPLEEWEGRLNISMSNSVTTAIRESVREMAIGKTRTTEKADRATVEQAIDPRTRMVLFKMLNRGVFHDINGCISTGKEANVYHATRSDGQELAIKVYKTSVLVFKDRDRYVQGDYRFRYGYCRHNPRKMVKTWAEKEMRNLMRLKAAGIRCPAPILLRLHVLVMELIGKAGWAAPRLKDAALSLDRLREGYVEMIITMRTLYQKCKLVHGDLSEYNVLYFEGHLYIIDVSQSVDLDHPHALDFLREDCLHISDFFRKHGVAVMTIRELFDFIVDPSIADEAVDSYLEEVQQKILARGDISVEDEIADSVFVQSFIPKTLEHVKNAEEDVQRITSGQDTGDMYYQTITGLKNALSRGQRSPAEQAADPSEGSSINPAGHPNPSENIRVSQAVEDEESSSDSEASFSSRSEAETPEDKKAARKENKKKVKEEKREARKNKVPKALKKRKKKLAKAQKTR